Proteins encoded in a region of the Streptomyces sp. NBC_00310 genome:
- a CDS encoding LysR family transcriptional regulator: protein MELRHLQHFVAVAEEEHFTRAAERLLVSQSGLSASVRALERELQTPLFVRTTRRVMLTPAGRALLTEAERILAQVRSAREAVAAVQGVLRGMLALGSEQCVAGLHVAGLLASFRRLHPDVEICLRQAGSGALAEEVASGRLDLAFAVRTAQEDTDQLRVVPLSSEPMTVLCHPSHRLAAVGAPVTPQELGGEVFVDFHPDWGPRRTTDAVFAAAGVRRAVALEVNDVHSLLELVDENLGIAVVPRHFRHKRDSLTALAVKGTGETVYETVALLPPPQATSPAARALMGLLDPPVACPEVSR, encoded by the coding sequence ATGGAACTCCGTCATCTCCAGCACTTCGTCGCGGTCGCCGAGGAGGAGCACTTCACCCGGGCAGCCGAGCGACTGCTGGTCTCCCAGTCGGGTCTGTCCGCCTCCGTACGCGCCCTGGAGCGCGAGCTGCAGACACCGCTGTTCGTGCGCACGACCCGCCGGGTGATGCTCACGCCGGCCGGGCGGGCGCTGCTGACCGAGGCGGAGCGGATCCTGGCGCAGGTGCGGTCGGCCCGTGAGGCGGTGGCCGCCGTGCAGGGCGTCCTGCGCGGGATGCTCGCGCTCGGGTCCGAACAGTGTGTCGCGGGGCTGCATGTGGCGGGGCTGCTCGCCTCCTTCCGTCGCCTGCACCCGGATGTGGAGATCTGTCTGCGACAGGCGGGCTCGGGCGCGCTCGCGGAGGAGGTCGCGAGCGGGCGGCTCGACCTGGCGTTCGCCGTGCGGACGGCCCAGGAGGACACCGACCAGCTGCGGGTCGTACCGCTGTCCAGCGAGCCGATGACCGTCCTGTGCCACCCCAGCCACCGCCTCGCGGCCGTCGGCGCCCCCGTGACTCCGCAGGAGCTGGGCGGCGAGGTCTTCGTCGACTTCCACCCGGACTGGGGCCCGCGCCGCACCACCGACGCGGTCTTCGCCGCCGCGGGTGTGCGCCGGGCCGTCGCCCTGGAGGTCAACGACGTGCACAGCCTCCTCGAACTCGTCGACGAGAACCTCGGCATCGCCGTCGTCCCGCGCCACTTCCGCCACAAGCGCGACTCCCTCACCGCCCTCGCGGTGAAGGGCACCGGCGAGACCGTGTACGAGACGGTCGCCCTGCTGCCGCCCCCGCAGGCCACGAGCCCGGCGGCCCGAGCCCTGATGGGACTGCTCGACCCGCCGGTCGCGTGTCCCGAGGTCAGCCGGTGA
- a CDS encoding adenosine deaminase, giving the protein MTVPRIDADTIRRLPKAVLHDHFDGGLRPATLVELAAEAGHTLPETDPEALAAWFYEAANSGDLVRYIATFEHTLAVLQTREGLLRTAEEYVLDLAEDGVVYGEVRYAPELMVGGGLALSEVVETVQEGLAAGMAKAAAQGTPVRVGTLLCGMRMFDRVREAADLAVAFRDAGVVGFDIAGAEDGFPPADHLAAFEHLRRESVPFTIHAGEAHGLPSIHQALQVCGAERIGHGVRITEDIVDGKLGRLASWVRDRRVALEMCPTSNLQTGAATSIAEHPITALRDLGFRVTLNTDNRLVSGTTMTREMTLLVEEADWTLDDLRTVTVNALKSAFIPFDERNALIQDVVLPGYASAS; this is encoded by the coding sequence ATGACCGTGCCCCGCATCGACGCCGACACCATCCGCCGCCTCCCCAAGGCCGTCCTGCACGACCACTTCGACGGCGGTCTGCGCCCCGCCACGCTCGTGGAGCTCGCGGCGGAGGCCGGCCACACCCTCCCGGAGACCGACCCGGAGGCCCTCGCCGCCTGGTTCTACGAGGCCGCCAACTCCGGTGACCTGGTGCGCTACATAGCCACCTTCGAGCACACCCTCGCCGTGCTGCAGACCCGCGAGGGCCTGCTGCGCACCGCCGAGGAGTACGTGCTCGACCTGGCCGAGGACGGCGTCGTCTACGGCGAGGTCCGCTACGCCCCCGAGCTGATGGTGGGCGGCGGGCTGGCACTCTCCGAGGTGGTCGAGACCGTGCAGGAGGGACTGGCCGCCGGTATGGCCAAGGCGGCGGCCCAGGGCACCCCGGTCCGCGTCGGCACGCTGCTGTGCGGGATGCGCATGTTCGACCGCGTCCGCGAGGCCGCCGACCTGGCGGTGGCCTTCCGGGACGCCGGCGTCGTCGGCTTCGACATCGCGGGCGCCGAGGACGGCTTCCCGCCCGCCGACCACCTGGCCGCCTTCGAGCACCTGCGCCGGGAGAGCGTCCCCTTCACCATCCACGCCGGAGAGGCCCACGGTCTGCCCAGCATCCACCAGGCCCTCCAGGTCTGCGGCGCCGAGCGCATCGGCCACGGCGTCCGCATCACCGAGGACATCGTCGACGGCAAGCTCGGCCGCCTCGCCTCCTGGGTCCGTGACCGCCGTGTCGCCCTGGAGATGTGCCCCACCTCCAACCTTCAGACCGGCGCCGCCACTTCCATCGCCGAGCACCCGATCACGGCCCTGCGGGACCTCGGCTTCCGCGTCACCCTCAACACCGACAACCGTCTGGTGTCGGGTACCACCATGACCCGGGAGATGACCCTGCTCGTCGAGGAGGCCGACTGGACCCTCGACGACCTGCGCACGGTCACCGTCAACGCCCTCAAGAGCGCCTTCATCCCGTTCGACGAGCGCAACGCCCTCATCCAGGACGTCGTCCTGCCGGGCTACGCGTCCGCCTCCTAG
- a CDS encoding aldo/keto reductase: MTSETITATAAGTWTLGDLPVNRVGLGAMRLTGSAAFHLGTPRGREGAISVLRRAVELGVNHIDTAAFYFSSLRSANELINSALGGPYPDDLVVVTKVGPHREYSGEWGTAARPDQLRGHVEENLRQLGRDHLDVVNLRRMRQDSIAEHFGALAELREAGLIRHLGISAVEPRHLAEAQAIAPVVCVQNQYGLRGPDPAADDVLRICGEQGIAFVPFYAIAGEAGPEGASTAHDDELLAVARAHDATPAQIRLAWTLHQGPHVLAIPGTGNPDHLAENIAAGALRLTEREVARLNAVHRGEASGQSATNGFI; this comes from the coding sequence ATGACCTCGGAGACGATCACCGCGACCGCCGCCGGCACGTGGACGCTGGGCGACCTGCCGGTCAACCGTGTCGGTCTCGGTGCGATGCGGCTCACCGGCAGCGCCGCCTTCCATCTCGGGACGCCGAGGGGGCGCGAGGGGGCGATCTCCGTGCTGCGGCGCGCCGTCGAGCTGGGCGTCAACCACATCGACACGGCCGCCTTCTACTTCTCCTCCCTGCGCTCCGCCAACGAGCTGATCAACAGCGCACTGGGCGGGCCCTACCCGGACGACCTGGTCGTCGTCACCAAGGTCGGGCCGCACCGCGAGTACTCGGGGGAGTGGGGCACGGCCGCGCGCCCCGACCAGTTGCGCGGCCATGTCGAGGAGAACCTGCGGCAGTTGGGCCGCGACCATCTCGATGTCGTCAATCTGCGCCGGATGCGGCAGGACTCCATCGCCGAGCACTTCGGCGCGCTGGCCGAGCTGCGCGAGGCCGGGCTCATCCGGCATCTCGGGATCTCCGCCGTCGAACCCCGGCACCTCGCGGAGGCCCAGGCGATCGCACCGGTGGTCTGCGTCCAGAACCAGTACGGACTGCGCGGCCCGGACCCCGCCGCCGACGACGTGCTCCGTATCTGCGGTGAACAGGGCATCGCGTTCGTACCGTTCTACGCGATCGCCGGCGAAGCGGGACCCGAGGGCGCGAGCACCGCGCACGACGACGAACTGCTCGCCGTCGCCCGCGCCCACGACGCCACGCCCGCCCAGATCCGGCTCGCCTGGACCCTCCACCAGGGGCCGCACGTCCTCGCCATCCCTGGCACGGGAAACCCGGACCACCTCGCCGAGAACATCGCCGCCGGCGCCCTCCGGCTCACGGAGCGGGAGGTGGCCCGGCTGAACGCCGTGCACCGAGGCGAGGCGTCAGGGCAAAGCGCCACCAACGGGTTCATATAG
- a CDS encoding VOC family protein: MRRMALVTLVVDDYDEAIRFYTQALGFRLVEDEPRPDGSRWVVVEPGTDGQGGGLLLARARNEAQRGRIGDQTGGRVGFFLHTDDFARDHARMRAAGVRFLEEPRHEPYGSVAVFEDLYGNRWDLLQPATG, encoded by the coding sequence ATGAGACGCATGGCCCTGGTCACCCTCGTGGTCGACGACTACGACGAGGCGATCCGCTTCTACACGCAGGCGCTCGGCTTCCGGCTCGTCGAGGACGAACCGAGGCCCGACGGCAGCCGGTGGGTCGTCGTCGAACCGGGCACCGACGGGCAGGGCGGCGGACTGCTGCTCGCCAGGGCCAGGAACGAGGCGCAGCGCGGCCGGATCGGCGACCAGACCGGCGGACGCGTGGGCTTCTTCCTGCACACCGACGACTTCGCCCGCGACCACGCCCGGATGCGGGCCGCGGGCGTCAGGTTCCTGGAGGAGCCGCGCCACGAGCCGTACGGCTCGGTCGCGGTCTTCGAGGACCTGTACGGGAACCGCTGGGACCTCCTCCAGCCCGCCACCGGCTGA
- a CDS encoding mycothiol transferase, whose protein sequence is MDVKDVLIDAFGRIKEEVHAAVHGLSPADLHARPAPDANSVAWLVWHLTRIQDDHVADASGLAQVWPSQGWEKRFGLGLPARDTGYGHSPAQVAEVRVASGDLLTGYHDAVHEQTLEFVRGLVADDLDRIVDERWTPAVTLGVRLVSVLADDLQHVGQAAYVRGLVQRDDR, encoded by the coding sequence ATGGATGTGAAGGACGTTCTCATCGACGCGTTCGGGCGGATCAAGGAGGAGGTCCACGCCGCCGTGCACGGACTGTCCCCGGCGGACCTCCACGCCCGCCCCGCTCCCGACGCCAACTCCGTCGCCTGGCTGGTCTGGCACCTCACCCGGATCCAGGACGACCATGTGGCCGACGCCTCCGGGCTCGCCCAGGTCTGGCCGTCCCAGGGCTGGGAGAAGCGCTTCGGGCTCGGTCTGCCGGCCCGCGACACGGGCTACGGACACAGCCCGGCGCAGGTCGCCGAGGTACGGGTCGCCTCGGGCGACCTGCTGACCGGTTACCACGACGCCGTGCACGAACAGACGCTGGAGTTCGTGCGCGGCCTCGTGGCCGACGACCTGGACCGGATCGTGGACGAGCGGTGGACGCCGGCCGTCACCCTCGGCGTACGCCTGGTCAGTGTCCTGGCCGACGATCTCCAGCATGTCGGCCAGGCCGCGTACGTACGGGGGTTGGTCCAGCGCGACGACCGCTAG
- a CDS encoding response regulator transcription factor, with protein sequence MRSLLTGKPSSPRGTAQHVLLVVDDLDVTELLATTMELAGYRVATAVTGAEGALRIAHGGYDLAVWDAALPDPERFGRGRRGAPADRPALLFLTTCDTLHDLLPGLRPGDEDYVVKPVRIAEVLDRARALLRGRGGPERPEGMPCYGDLVLDDAACEARRGTRPLCLTPAEYRLLRYLLANAERVLSKEQIGRHVWGEYRAHGAIEKLVARLRRKTDQEEPALIHTRRGFGYWLGCPDD encoded by the coding sequence ATGCGCAGTCTGCTCACCGGGAAACCGTCGTCGCCGCGCGGCACCGCGCAGCACGTCCTGCTGGTCGTCGACGACCTTGATGTCACCGAACTCCTCGCCACCACCATGGAGTTGGCCGGATACCGGGTCGCGACGGCGGTCACCGGCGCCGAGGGGGCCCTGCGGATCGCCCATGGCGGGTACGACCTCGCCGTCTGGGACGCCGCGCTGCCGGACCCGGAGCGCTTCGGGCGGGGCCGGCGCGGCGCGCCCGCGGACCGGCCCGCGCTGCTGTTCCTCACCACCTGCGACACCCTCCACGACCTGCTTCCCGGCCTGCGGCCCGGCGACGAGGACTACGTCGTCAAGCCCGTACGCATCGCCGAAGTCCTCGACCGCGCCCGGGCGTTGCTGCGCGGCCGGGGCGGCCCCGAACGGCCCGAGGGCATGCCCTGCTATGGCGACCTGGTCCTGGACGACGCCGCGTGCGAGGCGCGGCGCGGCACCAGGCCGCTGTGCCTCACGCCCGCCGAGTACCGGCTGCTGCGGTATCTGCTGGCGAACGCGGAACGGGTGCTGTCCAAGGAGCAGATCGGTCGGCACGTCTGGGGCGAGTACCGCGCGCACGGCGCGATCGAGAAACTCGTGGCCAGGCTCCGGCGCAAGACCGATCAGGAGGAACCCGCGCTGATCCATACCCGGCGCGGCTTCGGCTACTGGCTCGGCTGCCCCGACGACTGA
- a CDS encoding glycoside hydrolase family 19 protein — MSRRRISAVLTALVIGGSTPLLLPAQSASAAPCSSYASWTAGRSYVTGDIVRYTDGKAYIAEHDNPGYDPTISTWYWEPYACENGPTNPSGFVVSEAQFQQMFPNRNSFYTYSGLRAAMSAYPAFATTGSDTVKKQEAAAFLANVNHETGGLVHIVEQNTANYPTYCDWSQSYGCPAGQAAYYGRGPIQLSWNFNYKAAGDALGLNLLGNPWLVQNDAAVAWKTALWYWNTQTGPGTMTGHNAMVNGAGFGHTIRSINGSLECDGKNPAQVQSRVSAYQRFVQILGTSAGGNLYC; from the coding sequence GTGTCGAGGCGTCGTATCTCCGCCGTACTGACCGCGCTGGTCATTGGCGGTTCCACCCCCTTGCTGCTGCCCGCCCAGAGCGCGTCGGCCGCCCCCTGTTCGAGCTACGCGAGCTGGACGGCCGGCCGGTCCTACGTCACCGGCGACATCGTGCGCTACACCGACGGCAAGGCGTACATCGCCGAGCACGACAACCCGGGGTACGACCCCACCATCAGCACCTGGTACTGGGAGCCGTACGCCTGCGAGAACGGCCCCACCAACCCCTCCGGCTTCGTGGTGAGCGAGGCGCAGTTCCAGCAGATGTTCCCGAACCGGAACTCGTTCTACACGTACAGCGGGCTGCGGGCGGCCATGAGCGCCTACCCGGCGTTCGCCACCACCGGCAGCGACACCGTCAAGAAGCAGGAGGCCGCCGCCTTCCTCGCCAACGTCAACCACGAGACCGGCGGACTCGTCCACATCGTCGAGCAGAACACCGCCAACTACCCCACCTACTGCGACTGGAGCCAGTCGTACGGCTGCCCGGCCGGACAGGCGGCCTACTACGGGCGCGGCCCCATCCAGCTCAGCTGGAACTTCAACTACAAGGCGGCCGGCGACGCGCTCGGCCTGAACCTCCTGGGCAACCCCTGGCTGGTGCAGAACGACGCGGCCGTCGCCTGGAAGACCGCCCTGTGGTACTGGAACACGCAGACCGGCCCCGGCACCATGACCGGCCACAACGCGATGGTCAACGGCGCCGGCTTCGGGCACACGATCCGCAGCATCAACGGCTCGCTGGAGTGCGACGGCAAGAACCCCGCCCAGGTGCAGAGCCGGGTGAGCGCGTATCAGCGGTTCGTCCAGATCCTCGGCACCTCGGCGGGCGGCAACCTGTACTGCTGA
- a CDS encoding MarR family winged helix-turn-helix transcriptional regulator, whose protein sequence is MSTPRPTEAAALADVTEIERLLTRVAYLAGRSRQHERLMSDSGLSLDRASVSILRHIAESEPLRPGVLAVRLSVEASHVTRQLRQLESDGYVVRVPDPEDRRAQRVQITDAGLAAFDRVREASRRGIGAVLDEWSTEDLRQLAHLFNRLVDDFVEHAEMVVEPRPAD, encoded by the coding sequence ATGTCCACACCGCGCCCCACCGAAGCGGCCGCCCTCGCGGACGTGACCGAGATCGAGCGGTTGCTCACCCGTGTCGCGTATCTGGCCGGCCGGTCTCGTCAGCACGAGCGTCTGATGTCCGACAGCGGACTGTCCCTGGACCGTGCCTCCGTGTCGATCCTGCGGCACATCGCCGAGAGCGAGCCGCTGCGCCCGGGGGTGCTCGCGGTCCGGCTGTCCGTGGAGGCGTCCCATGTCACCCGGCAGCTGAGGCAGTTGGAGAGCGACGGCTATGTCGTCCGCGTCCCGGACCCGGAGGACCGCCGGGCGCAGCGCGTCCAGATCACCGACGCCGGTCTCGCGGCCTTCGACCGCGTCAGGGAGGCCAGCCGCCGGGGCATCGGGGCGGTGCTGGACGAGTGGTCGACGGAGGACCTGCGGCAACTCGCCCACCTCTTCAACCGGTTGGTCGACGACTTCGTCGAACACGCCGAGATGGTCGTCGAGCCCCGGCCCGCCGACTGA
- a CDS encoding transcriptional regulator codes for MSAAPDDVQEFAASLTRLKERTDRSYGQLARRLNMNTSTLHRYCAGDTVPLDFAPIERFAALCGATGEERLELHRLWLSAVAARQKTRTAGAGAGSSTTTEAGRRAETVQSAESADPAELAGPTDTAGPTDTTGPTDPAQPGEPPRPVDAAEPGSSVPAQDPSVRLTAAPAPPRRPWHRRRRTLVGAAVAAVLLATLGSLAALPSGRPPADSTVRGGDPAPSRTTSGAQRPSTAPTSPSPSPADTTKTPSDTPTPTEPGSSPTKDDDPAERRAPATGAPLTWTANSQLWLLGCGHDYVIAKPPKEVPPPPAPQDAGAWAATQQAVHGRNTIVEITVQGRKSAAVVLTALRVRVVGRTAPAGGNVYAMDQGCGGRVSPRYFDVDLDKDRPIARPVDGADLDIPIPAVRFPYSVSAGDPEVLRVSAQTVTCDCRWYLELEWSSEGRTGTVRIDDDGRPFRTTGIKGVPRYEYDTSKHRWAPVTG; via the coding sequence GTGTCGGCAGCACCGGATGACGTCCAGGAGTTCGCGGCGTCGCTCACGCGGCTCAAGGAACGCACGGACCGGAGCTATGGCCAACTGGCCCGCCGCCTCAACATGAACACCTCCACGCTGCACCGCTACTGCGCGGGGGACACCGTCCCTCTCGACTTCGCGCCCATCGAGCGCTTCGCCGCGCTCTGCGGAGCGACGGGGGAGGAGCGGCTGGAACTGCACCGGCTGTGGCTGTCGGCGGTGGCGGCGCGGCAGAAGACACGGACGGCCGGGGCAGGGGCGGGTTCCTCGACGACGACGGAGGCGGGCCGGCGGGCCGAAACGGTGCAGTCGGCCGAATCAGCCGATCCCGCCGAGCTAGCCGGTCCCACTGATACCGCCGGTCCCACTGATACCACCGGTCCCACCGATCCCGCTCAGCCGGGCGAACCGCCGCGACCCGTAGACGCCGCCGAACCGGGCTCGTCGGTTCCCGCGCAGGACCCCTCGGTCCGACTGACCGCGGCCCCGGCCCCGCCCCGGCGCCCCTGGCACCGCCGTCGACGCACCCTCGTCGGCGCGGCCGTCGCCGCGGTGCTCCTCGCCACTCTGGGCAGCCTCGCCGCCCTGCCGTCCGGCCGTCCCCCGGCCGACAGCACCGTGCGGGGCGGCGACCCGGCACCATCCCGTACGACATCAGGAGCCCAGCGACCGTCGACCGCCCCCACGAGCCCGTCCCCCTCACCGGCGGACACCACGAAGACCCCTTCGGACACACCCACACCCACCGAGCCCGGAAGCAGCCCCACGAAGGACGACGACCCCGCGGAGCGCCGGGCCCCGGCCACCGGAGCGCCCCTCACCTGGACGGCGAATTCCCAGCTCTGGCTGCTCGGCTGCGGTCACGACTACGTCATCGCCAAGCCGCCGAAGGAGGTGCCCCCGCCACCGGCGCCGCAGGACGCGGGCGCCTGGGCCGCGACGCAGCAGGCGGTACACGGGCGGAACACGATCGTGGAGATCACGGTGCAGGGGCGGAAGTCCGCGGCCGTCGTCCTGACGGCGTTGCGGGTGCGCGTCGTCGGACGCACGGCTCCCGCCGGGGGCAACGTCTACGCGATGGACCAGGGCTGCGGAGGACGGGTCAGCCCTCGGTACTTCGACGTCGACCTGGACAAGGACCGGCCGATCGCCCGCCCGGTCGACGGTGCCGACCTGGACATACCGATCCCCGCCGTGCGGTTTCCGTACAGTGTGTCGGCCGGGGACCCGGAGGTCCTGAGGGTCAGCGCGCAGACGGTGACCTGCGACTGCCGCTGGTACCTGGAACTGGAGTGGTCCTCCGAGGGCCGTACCGGCACGGTCCGGATCGACGACGACGGCCGCCCCTTCCGCACGACCGGGATCAAGGGAGTGCCGCGCTACGAGTACGACACCTCGAAGCACCGGTGGGCGCCCGTCACCGGCTGA
- a CDS encoding acyl-CoA dehydrogenase family protein, with product MTTSPHPLVVQARRLAAEVLAPQAERVDQEGVPASSIEAIKRSGLLGVSAPVAYGGSGAPHSVARETAEILAGACCSTWFVQTQHYTPVLTLVKSELPARESLLGKLATGELLSGVAYAHLRRYPQVPVRAVPKRGGWRFHGTVPWYTGWGLNDVMLLAGVTDADEVVFAFTEAKQQSGLKASAPMRLAALTAARTVSLHLDGLWIPDDAVALHAPYESWAASDRPKPTNASPAVFGVAESALGLLEQDDPTTKGLRLRLDKVRRQAYALADHPAPHEHMEERLAFKTKAFDLMRTATTAAVVAGGGRALDLDSRAQRLAREALFLLVQGQTSEVRRAHLGALSAAY from the coding sequence ATGACCACGTCACCGCACCCCCTCGTCGTCCAGGCGCGCAGACTCGCCGCCGAGGTGCTCGCGCCTCAGGCGGAGCGCGTCGACCAGGAGGGGGTACCCGCGAGCAGTATCGAGGCGATCAAGCGGTCGGGGCTGCTCGGAGTGAGCGCGCCGGTGGCCTACGGCGGGTCGGGCGCCCCCCATTCCGTGGCACGGGAGACCGCCGAGATCCTGGCGGGGGCCTGCTGCTCCACGTGGTTCGTGCAGACCCAGCACTACACACCCGTACTGACCCTGGTGAAGAGCGAACTCCCCGCCCGCGAGAGCCTGTTGGGGAAGCTGGCCACCGGCGAACTGCTGTCCGGCGTCGCCTACGCGCATCTGCGACGGTACCCGCAGGTGCCGGTCCGTGCCGTGCCGAAGCGTGGTGGCTGGCGGTTCCACGGCACGGTCCCCTGGTACACCGGGTGGGGGCTCAACGATGTGATGCTGCTGGCCGGCGTGACGGACGCCGACGAGGTGGTGTTCGCCTTCACCGAGGCCAAGCAGCAGTCCGGTCTGAAGGCCTCCGCACCCATGCGGCTCGCCGCGCTCACGGCCGCCCGTACGGTCTCGCTCCACCTCGACGGGCTGTGGATCCCCGACGACGCGGTGGCGCTGCACGCGCCGTACGAGTCCTGGGCCGCGAGCGACCGTCCCAAGCCCACGAACGCCTCGCCGGCGGTGTTCGGGGTCGCCGAGTCGGCCCTCGGCCTGCTGGAACAGGACGACCCCACGACGAAAGGGCTGCGTCTGCGGCTGGACAAGGTACGGCGCCAGGCGTACGCCCTGGCCGACCATCCGGCGCCGCACGAGCACATGGAGGAGCGGCTGGCCTTCAAGACGAAGGCGTTCGACCTGATGCGCACGGCGACGACCGCCGCGGTCGTCGCGGGCGGCGGACGCGCCCTCGACCTGGACAGCCGCGCGCAACGGCTGGCCCGC